The proteins below are encoded in one region of Candidatus Brocadiaceae bacterium:
- a CDS encoding HAD-IB family phosphatase, translating into MKSIPVKKMIIVDVDGVLFKGHYLLYLSRYLGKLIYLRAILLCILFNIDKILIQEFVEKVYFRFKGVTLEQARSVYKSISIIKNAKETIETIRNNGYMVVLVSSGVPDLFVKDLAARLSADDGFGIDIGMHNGQLTGTVSGKLCKNEGKVHLIENLLQKHGFTWKQTISLVDDRNNLDIMQKVSINVGVNAHYPVRRKANYLIDSGNFAELLDILEIADADSYKAFSSGMRKQFTHSWYQEIRRKLLHILIACVPPFSHLAFNTTLAILFSSMIVYMISECLRINGFSLPFIGKVTNLSIRKAEQRGIAFGPLTLVLGACLSLIFFPITIASTVIWIVAFADTAATIVGRSIGKHPLLYNKKKSVEGVFAGWVVAFFCGCVYIPVLPALFAGFFSSIIESFPFKALDNLFIPLATGILLLLMGYN; encoded by the coding sequence ATGAAAAGTATTCCTGTAAAAAAAATGATTATTGTTGACGTTGACGGTGTTCTATTTAAAGGACACTACCTTTTATATCTCTCAAGATACCTGGGAAAGCTCATTTATTTAAGAGCGATATTGCTCTGTATTCTCTTTAATATTGATAAGATATTAATTCAGGAGTTTGTCGAAAAGGTCTATTTTCGTTTTAAAGGTGTTACACTTGAACAAGCACGCTCAGTTTATAAAAGTATCTCTATAATAAAGAATGCAAAAGAGACTATTGAGACGATACGGAACAATGGATATATGGTAGTGCTTGTCAGTAGCGGCGTACCTGATCTGTTTGTAAAAGATCTTGCCGCAAGGCTTTCCGCAGACGATGGATTTGGAATCGATATTGGTATGCACAACGGGCAGTTAACAGGCACTGTATCTGGAAAACTCTGTAAAAATGAAGGGAAGGTTCATTTAATTGAAAATCTATTGCAGAAACATGGGTTCACATGGAAACAGACTATCAGCCTTGTGGACGACCGTAATAATCTTGATATCATGCAAAAGGTTAGTATTAATGTTGGAGTAAATGCCCATTATCCGGTTCGCAGAAAAGCAAATTATTTAATTGACAGTGGAAATTTTGCAGAGTTATTAGATATTTTGGAAATAGCCGATGCAGATTCATATAAAGCATTTTCATCAGGTATGCGTAAACAATTTACCCATAGCTGGTATCAGGAAATACGAAGAAAACTCTTACACATCCTCATTGCATGTGTCCCTCCATTCTCTCACCTGGCATTCAACACAACCCTGGCAATACTCTTTTCCTCAATGATTGTTTATATGATCTCAGAATGTTTGAGGATAAATGGATTTTCACTCCCTTTTATAGGAAAGGTAACGAATTTAAGTATCCGCAAGGCAGAACAAAGAGGTATCGCATTTGGGCCGCTAACCTTGGTATTGGGGGCATGTCTATCATTAATCTTCTTCCCTATCACAATAGCAAGCACTGTTATTTGGATCGTCGCTTTTGCCGATACAGCTGCTACGATAGTCGGAAGAAGTATCGGCAAGCACCCTCTTCTGTACAATAAAAAAAAGAGTGTAGAAGGGGTTTTCGCCGGCTGGGTTGTAGCCTTTTTCTGTGGATGTGTTTATATACCTGTCTTGCCAGCTTTATTTGCGGGATTCTTTTCCAGCATAATTGAATCTTTTCCTTTCAAGGCCCTTGACAACTTATTTATACCCTTAGCCACAGGAATTTTATTATTACTGATGGGATATAACTAG
- a CDS encoding U32 family peptidase has translation MIQITNPPHRKPELLAPAGDIEKLKAAIAFGADAVYLGGEGFNLRMGASSISLPEIKEATAWVHKQGKKIYVALNIFARNYHIRTIRPYLKELAKIPIDAVIVSDPGILLSLKETAPHIPVHLSTQANTTNVKSVEFWQKQGIKRTILARELTLGEIKEITDNTVLETEVFVHGAMCMSYSGRCLLSSFMSNRHANLGDCSHSCRWKYILKEENRPGESYPVMEDENGTFIMSSKDLCMIQHIPELIQAGITTWKIEGRMKSPYYVAAVTRIYREALDRYFHNPEKYVFDERWLSELEKVSHREYGTGLFFGNHNYNTQITDSENSYIKKYNYLGMVHSVSTDNFAEIYVKNSIRGNSSVEIMGKRLEEDFHQLLSDMRNEYNEPIHIAHPGRKIFIKMSRPVDKYFIIRKN, from the coding sequence ATGATTCAGATAACCAACCCACCGCACAGAAAACCTGAATTATTAGCCCCTGCCGGTGATATAGAGAAACTTAAAGCAGCAATCGCATTTGGTGCTGACGCTGTTTATTTGGGTGGTGAAGGGTTTAATCTCCGCATGGGCGCATCATCCATATCTTTACCAGAAATCAAAGAGGCAACTGCCTGGGTACACAAACAAGGGAAAAAAATATATGTTGCGTTAAATATTTTTGCACGAAATTACCATATCCGCACTATACGCCCCTATCTGAAAGAGTTGGCAAAAATCCCCATAGACGCAGTAATCGTTTCCGATCCAGGTATTTTACTGTCATTGAAGGAAACAGCGCCACATATTCCCGTACATCTGAGCACACAAGCCAACACCACGAATGTAAAGTCTGTAGAATTTTGGCAAAAACAGGGAATTAAAAGAACAATCCTTGCAAGGGAATTAACTCTCGGAGAAATTAAAGAAATTACGGACAATACTGTACTGGAAACTGAGGTGTTTGTTCACGGAGCCATGTGCATGTCATATTCAGGGCGTTGCCTTCTGAGCAGTTTTATGTCCAATCGGCACGCAAATCTGGGCGATTGCTCTCATTCTTGTCGATGGAAATACATACTGAAGGAAGAAAACAGGCCGGGTGAATCATACCCCGTTATGGAGGATGAAAATGGAACTTTTATTATGAGTTCCAAAGACCTTTGCATGATTCAACATATTCCGGAACTGATCCAGGCCGGTATTACCACATGGAAAATAGAGGGGCGCATGAAAAGTCCATATTATGTTGCTGCTGTTACAAGAATTTATCGTGAAGCTTTGGACCGTTATTTTCATAATCCGGAAAAGTACGTATTTGATGAAAGATGGTTATCAGAACTTGAAAAGGTAAGCCATAGGGAGTATGGCACGGGATTATTCTTTGGAAATCACAACTACAATACCCAAATAACGGATTCGGAAAACTCTTACATAAAAAAATATAATTACCTGGGAATGGTTCATAGTGTCTCCACTGACAATTTTGCAGAAATATATGTAAAAAACAGCATAAGAGGTAACAGCTCTGTAGAAATCATGGGTAAACGGTTGGAGGAAGATTTTCATCAACTATTGTCAGATATGAGAAACGAATACAATGAACCAATTCATATAGCTCATCCAGGTAGAAAGATATTCATAAAAATGTCCCGTCCTGTAGACAAATATTTTATCATTAGGAAAAACTGA
- a CDS encoding PDZ domain-containing protein — MNIRLKLEKIRAGIHSKVLVYFIFFLMAAGCGTSKYFENVPLLKKEETAAPEINKDGQTMKDRPIFVCPGDINVVYEKLGEVRLEEFGFSGKEVLASKLNEKGRSVGAQAVINVQYDTGQSKTRRGYGELGGNDYDMGYTSWCSGMAITFVEEHNAMGLIVCDITKENKEWFGFKKKHNGTIVVHVESGSTAEGADIKVEDLIMEFNGEKIESKKHLKQLIKTHAGNEVKLSILREGEIKTATVKVPVYENQEVASYTPPPTANKVTISSERKVTRPRTSDTKSADVHNEVGDLYLRKGMYNDAMEEYLKAIDADPYNAISHFNLSIVYEKMGMVKEADEEFALYKKLKPKRK; from the coding sequence ATGAACATAAGACTGAAGTTGGAAAAAATACGTGCCGGTATACACTCAAAAGTACTTGTATATTTTATTTTTTTCCTCATGGCGGCGGGATGTGGCACTTCCAAATATTTTGAAAATGTACCACTCCTTAAGAAAGAGGAAACAGCTGCCCCGGAAATAAATAAGGATGGACAAACAATGAAAGACAGGCCGATATTTGTATGTCCGGGAGACATCAATGTTGTATATGAAAAACTGGGAGAAGTCCGTTTAGAGGAATTTGGTTTTTCAGGCAAAGAGGTTTTGGCCTCCAAATTAAATGAAAAGGGGCGTTCCGTAGGCGCACAGGCGGTAATTAATGTTCAATATGATACCGGACAATCAAAAACACGGCGTGGTTACGGAGAATTAGGCGGCAATGATTACGACATGGGATACACCTCATGGTGCAGTGGTATGGCAATCACGTTTGTGGAAGAACATAATGCAATGGGACTTATTGTGTGTGATATTACAAAAGAAAATAAAGAATGGTTTGGATTCAAAAAGAAACACAACGGAACAATCGTTGTACATGTAGAGAGTGGGAGTACTGCAGAAGGAGCAGATATAAAAGTTGAAGATCTTATCATGGAATTCAATGGTGAAAAAATAGAGAGCAAAAAACATTTGAAACAATTAATAAAAACACATGCGGGAAATGAAGTCAAACTGAGTATTCTCCGTGAAGGTGAAATCAAGACGGCAACAGTAAAAGTGCCCGTTTATGAAAACCAAGAAGTCGCGTCTTATACGCCTCCACCCACTGCTAATAAAGTAACCATTTCATCAGAAAGAAAAGTGACAAGACCGCGCACATCTGATACAAAATCTGCTGACGTACACAACGAAGTCGGGGACCTCTATTTGAGGAAGGGGATGTACAATGATGCTATGGAAGAATATTTAAAGGCTATTGATGCCGACCCTTACAACGCCATTTCCCATTTTAATCTCAGTATCGTATACGAAAAAATGGGTATGGTGAAAGAGGCGGATGAAGAATTTGCTCTCTATAAAAAATTAAAACCCAAAAGAAAATAA
- a CDS encoding DUF1858 domain-containing protein, which yields MEKIQENNTVKEVIENYPVTRRIFETYGIMCGGDILPDKPLSFFAKMHNIDLSTLINDLHKLINKGVDSSDDTTITRPHTEHVYEIFVKTSLIIVLSTGCLYGAALLAYIAFQQSPASAAWILVETHGDTQVYGWVGLFIMGISCFALPKFWNTLLYDTPLAYKSFFFMVAGIFLSFVFKTASYYSGFFLLKIPALFGIALQAASIAVFIYVICRTYFSSEKEKFEIYEGFFISSYFWFLLQAIASFALYFHFTVVENTAIPEAFKNPIRHIQIMGFACMVIIGIFTKTLPIFLGIKEPNKTINTYVFSILNISIALRVISLFYKEYTDNLHIFFSSIFCLSGMLETFGVFLFIYNLNLFNYKKKVKSQVNLPTGFRKYIWAAILWLLISEGAFLTFTMYETITGERISHALFGAYRHAIFVGFISMMILGCASKMIPLSKGAKICSTKLLTMAFILINIGCFFRVVTQPLSYHVSSYFYPLMGVSGFIEYAAMFCFGINMWKTMAVEEQEESTEQIILATPGTNVYQLIKQHPQSLDILVNFGFKQLKNPVLRNTLARTISLGQAAQINPINLEDLLKELNHAITEN from the coding sequence ATGGAAAAAATACAAGAAAATAATACTGTGAAAGAAGTCATCGAGAACTACCCTGTTACTCGTCGCATATTTGAGACGTATGGTATTATGTGCGGAGGTGACATCCTCCCTGATAAGCCACTCTCGTTTTTTGCCAAAATGCATAATATCGACCTGTCCACGTTAATTAACGATCTTCACAAGCTTATTAACAAAGGAGTCGATTCGAGCGATGACACCACAATTACCAGACCACACACTGAACATGTCTATGAAATTTTTGTGAAAACTTCTCTCATCATCGTGCTTTCGACCGGCTGTCTTTACGGTGCTGCCCTTTTAGCATATATAGCTTTTCAACAATCACCTGCCTCTGCAGCATGGATACTTGTAGAAACACACGGTGACACCCAGGTGTACGGATGGGTAGGACTCTTTATCATGGGCATCTCCTGTTTTGCCTTGCCTAAATTTTGGAACACGTTATTATATGACACACCGCTTGCCTACAAATCATTTTTTTTCATGGTCGCCGGCATTTTTCTTTCCTTTGTTTTCAAGACCGCCTCATATTATTCGGGCTTCTTTTTATTAAAGATACCGGCCTTGTTCGGTATTGCACTTCAAGCAGCATCAATAGCTGTCTTTATTTATGTCATTTGCAGAACCTACTTTTCCTCAGAAAAAGAAAAGTTTGAAATTTACGAAGGTTTTTTCATTTCAAGTTATTTTTGGTTCCTCCTCCAGGCAATTGCATCATTTGCGCTTTATTTCCACTTTACCGTGGTAGAAAACACTGCCATCCCGGAAGCCTTTAAGAATCCTATTCGACACATACAGATTATGGGATTCGCCTGCATGGTTATTATCGGAATATTTACAAAGACCTTGCCGATTTTTCTTGGCATTAAAGAACCAAACAAAACAATCAACACCTACGTCTTCTCTATTTTAAATATCTCCATTGCATTACGCGTAATCTCCTTATTTTATAAAGAGTATACCGATAATCTCCATATCTTCTTCAGCTCGATATTCTGCCTGTCAGGGATGTTGGAAACATTTGGAGTCTTTTTATTTATCTATAATTTAAATTTATTCAATTACAAGAAAAAAGTTAAAAGTCAGGTTAATCTGCCCACAGGATTCAGAAAGTATATCTGGGCAGCCATCCTCTGGTTGCTTATCTCAGAAGGCGCTTTTTTGACATTTACCATGTACGAAACCATAACAGGAGAGAGGATTTCCCATGCGCTCTTCGGAGCATATCGACATGCAATTTTTGTCGGTTTTATCAGTATGATGATTCTGGGATGTGCATCCAAAATGATTCCTCTCAGTAAAGGAGCAAAAATATGCAGTACAAAGCTCCTCACTATGGCATTTATTTTAATCAATATTGGATGTTTCTTCAGGGTAGTGACTCAACCGCTTTCATACCATGTTTCTTCATATTTTTATCCACTCATGGGCGTCAGCGGATTTATTGAATATGCCGCCATGTTTTGCTTTGGTATCAATATGTGGAAAACTATGGCTGTGGAGGAACAAGAAGAATCAACGGAACAAATTATTCTTGCAACCCCCGGTACAAATGTTTACCAGCTTATAAAACAACACCCGCAGTCTTTGGACATTTTGGTTAACTTTGGATTTAAACAACTGAAAAACCCGGTACTGAGAAATACTCTGGCGAGAACAATCAGTCTTGGTCAGGCAGCTCAGATTAATCCGATAAATCTGGAAGATTTATTAAAGGAATTAAACCATGCAATAACGGAGAATTGA
- the pgsA gene encoding CDP-diacylglycerol--glycerol-3-phosphate 3-phosphatidyltransferase, which produces MGRTDFFKCTVFNLPNRLTLLRLLLAIVFFVLLSHHFYYSALVSFLLASITDWLDGYFARRNGLTTDFGRIADPFVDKIIVCGGFILLVQHSRGLLPAWMVVVIVAREFFVTSLRSYAESKGIEFGANIWGKTKMFIQSFTISSVLLLSAHVNNFILFKQGVFFMLWVTLIITVVSGINYMIKAGPAFLDR; this is translated from the coding sequence ATGGGTAGAACAGATTTCTTTAAATGCACGGTGTTTAATTTGCCGAATCGATTAACGTTGTTGAGGCTTTTATTGGCGATAGTATTCTTTGTGCTTTTGTCTCACCATTTTTATTATAGCGCACTTGTTTCTTTTTTGTTGGCATCAATAACAGACTGGTTAGACGGTTATTTCGCAAGAAGAAATGGCTTAACGACGGATTTTGGTCGAATAGCGGATCCGTTTGTGGATAAAATTATTGTTTGTGGTGGATTTATATTATTGGTACAACATTCGCGAGGCCTCTTACCAGCATGGATGGTAGTTGTGATTGTTGCCAGGGAATTCTTTGTTACTAGTTTAAGAAGTTACGCAGAGTCGAAAGGTATTGAGTTTGGTGCCAATATATGGGGAAAGACAAAGATGTTTATTCAATCTTTTACCATTTCTTCCGTTTTGCTCTTATCTGCACACGTTAATAATTTTATACTTTTCAAACAGGGGGTTTTTTTCATGTTGTGGGTAACACTCATCATTACTGTGGTTTCAGGAATTAATTATATGATAAAAGCTGGTCCTGCGTTTTTAGATCGGTGA
- the rimO gene encoding 30S ribosomal protein S12 methylthiotransferase RimO produces the protein MKSDNKEPKKVALVNLGCTKNLVDAEEILGRIADSGSVICQYPEDAEILIVNTCGFIDDSKKESIDMILKMAKLKEDARCKKLIVTGCLAQRYPAELEREIPEIDDVVGLKDFARIKNLSGSGIQMGRESLTYGNDDWRNRIRLTPGHYSYLRISDGCDNCCSYCAIPGIRGKFHSRTIENILEEAHQMTNEGVREINIISQDTTSYGVDLYGRQQLHVLLEKLSEIEGLEWIRLLYTHPRHFYPELIQVINQQSKICNYIDMPIQHINDIILQKMGRGVLQGYIKKLIQDLRSKIPELFLRTSVIVGFPGETEEQFVELLEFIQDTRFERLGAFAYSKEEGTPAALFKKQISKKIKNSRLKEIMLAQQKILLKKHESLVKKSIPVIIDEKGETKGKWIGRTYGDAPDVDSKVFIEESDVEVGDITNVVITGTLGYDLAGTCKRENEG, from the coding sequence ATGAAGTCTGATAATAAAGAACCAAAGAAGGTTGCCCTTGTAAATTTAGGTTGTACAAAGAACCTGGTTGACGCAGAAGAAATTCTTGGCAGGATAGCGGATAGTGGCAGCGTAATTTGTCAATACCCTGAGGATGCGGAAATACTCATTGTAAATACTTGTGGTTTCATTGATGATTCCAAGAAAGAATCTATTGATATGATCCTGAAAATGGCAAAGCTCAAAGAGGATGCCCGGTGTAAAAAACTTATCGTGACGGGCTGTTTGGCGCAAAGATATCCCGCGGAATTAGAAAGGGAAATTCCTGAAATTGACGATGTCGTGGGACTTAAGGATTTTGCCAGGATAAAAAATTTATCTGGGTCAGGTATTCAAATGGGAAGGGAGTCTTTGACCTATGGGAATGACGATTGGCGCAACCGCATAAGACTTACCCCTGGCCACTATTCCTATTTGAGAATTTCAGATGGATGTGATAATTGTTGCAGCTATTGTGCCATTCCAGGAATACGGGGAAAGTTTCATAGCCGAACAATAGAAAATATCCTGGAAGAGGCGCATCAAATGACGAATGAGGGTGTGCGAGAAATCAATATTATTTCTCAGGATACAACCTCATATGGTGTCGATTTATATGGAAGGCAGCAGTTGCATGTGCTTCTTGAAAAACTTTCGGAGATAGAAGGCCTTGAATGGATTCGATTGTTATATACTCATCCCAGACATTTTTATCCGGAACTTATTCAAGTGATAAACCAACAGAGTAAAATCTGTAACTATATTGATATGCCTATACAACACATTAATGATATCATTCTGCAAAAGATGGGGCGTGGTGTATTACAGGGATATATAAAAAAGCTGATTCAAGATTTAAGGTCAAAAATTCCGGAATTATTTTTAAGGACATCTGTGATTGTTGGATTTCCTGGAGAAACAGAAGAACAATTTGTTGAGCTGCTAGAATTTATTCAGGATACTCGGTTTGAGCGGTTAGGAGCATTTGCCTATTCCAAAGAAGAAGGAACTCCTGCCGCGTTATTCAAAAAACAAATATCAAAAAAAATAAAGAATAGTCGATTAAAAGAGATTATGCTTGCACAACAGAAAATACTTTTAAAAAAACATGAAAGTTTAGTGAAAAAGTCAATTCCGGTCATCATTGATGAAAAAGGTGAGACAAAGGGGAAATGGATAGGAAGAACATATGGTGATGCCCCTGATGTTGATAGCAAGGTATTTATCGAAGAGAGTGATGTAGAGGTGGGTGATATTACGAATGTGGTGATTACCGGTACTTTGGGATATGATTTGGCAGGTACGTGTAAAAGGGAAAATGAGGGCTGA
- a CDS encoding DNA translocase FtsK 4TM domain-containing protein: protein MGLKRYVYRIIAVILIASTLFTFLSFYSYSPNDPPFADYPVNNPVKNFCGMTGAWVAGYGIEALGRTSYLFIVLFGCCGVWCVYREKIEYVWVKVLGGVLLLFSMASFLTALCYLFKKSFLSVNVGGIFGIVVVFRLCEYFNITGTVVILSACLAISIMLLFNTTPFCLFAKTSKNGERQQVVSIKDDTVAETLARVFPVNSFQDVQDEPKKVMKYDDGTQTSFLKESERSFDPGDRVKESHRIYELPSFDLLEKLTPKGYKDDLGQITQRAHDLKNTLDQFHVKSEIKDIQRGPVVTMYELELAPGTKVSKVAGLSDDIAIALKAPSVRVVAPLQGKSSIGVEVPNLQRKTVVFRELFEDAEEMSKKMAIPLLIGKDVAGNPLITDLASMPHLLIAGTTGSGKSVCLNSIILSILFFRHPNEVQLLLVDPKMVEFSLFQEIPHLISPVVTEMKKASAVLQWAVNKMEERYALLASMGVKNISSYNRLGISGIRKHVNRDEDFDLDDIPRSLPHIVIVVDELADLMMVASKEVEASVIRLSQKSRAVGIHLILATQRPSVDVITGLIKSNLPSRISFYVASKVDSRTILDQNGAEKLLGGGDMLFQPPGTSKLVRVQGAFVSDEEVKKVVKYLTRHAKPEYDSELKKWKGASDQDGSLKDALYHEAVRIILETQRGSVSLLQRRLEIGYSRAARLIDMMADDGIVGEYKGSQAREVFLSLEDWEAQMSMMNQEEVDEV from the coding sequence ATGGGGTTGAAACGATATGTCTATCGTATTATTGCCGTTATCCTTATAGCTTCCACACTATTTACTTTCCTAAGCTTTTACAGCTATTCTCCTAACGACCCGCCTTTTGCAGATTATCCCGTCAATAATCCGGTAAAAAATTTTTGTGGAATGACTGGAGCGTGGGTGGCAGGATATGGTATTGAAGCGCTGGGAAGGACTTCTTATCTGTTTATTGTCTTATTCGGTTGCTGTGGAGTATGGTGTGTGTACAGGGAGAAAATCGAATATGTATGGGTAAAGGTGCTTGGTGGTGTTTTGTTGTTGTTTTCAATGGCATCATTTTTGACCGCCTTGTGCTATCTATTTAAAAAATCATTTCTTTCCGTTAATGTTGGTGGAATTTTTGGAATTGTGGTTGTTTTTAGATTGTGCGAATATTTTAACATTACGGGTACTGTAGTTATTTTGTCAGCTTGTTTGGCCATATCGATTATGCTCTTATTTAATACTACGCCTTTTTGTTTATTTGCCAAAACATCAAAAAACGGAGAGAGGCAGCAGGTGGTATCGATAAAGGATGATACGGTAGCAGAAACGTTAGCAAGGGTATTTCCTGTGAATAGTTTTCAGGATGTGCAGGATGAGCCAAAAAAGGTGATGAAGTATGATGATGGTACACAAACATCATTTTTAAAGGAATCTGAAAGAAGTTTTGATCCTGGTGATCGGGTAAAAGAATCACACCGTATTTACGAACTCCCCTCATTTGATCTTTTGGAAAAACTTACCCCTAAGGGATATAAAGATGATCTCGGTCAAATTACGCAGCGTGCGCATGACTTAAAAAACACCCTTGACCAGTTTCATGTCAAATCGGAGATCAAAGATATTCAAAGAGGCCCTGTCGTTACTATGTATGAATTGGAATTGGCTCCTGGAACGAAGGTTAGCAAAGTAGCTGGTTTGTCGGATGATATTGCAATTGCATTAAAGGCTCCTAGTGTCAGAGTTGTTGCTCCTTTGCAAGGGAAATCCTCGATTGGTGTTGAGGTTCCAAACTTGCAAAGAAAAACGGTCGTATTCAGAGAGCTGTTTGAAGATGCCGAGGAAATGAGTAAAAAAATGGCTATTCCTCTTTTAATTGGTAAAGATGTGGCGGGGAACCCTCTTATTACAGATTTAGCATCTATGCCCCATCTTCTTATTGCAGGAACGACAGGTTCAGGAAAGTCAGTTTGTCTGAATTCGATTATATTGAGTATTCTTTTTTTTCGACATCCCAATGAGGTTCAGCTCTTATTAGTTGATCCCAAGATGGTCGAATTCTCTTTGTTTCAAGAGATTCCGCATCTGATTAGTCCGGTAGTTACGGAGATGAAAAAAGCTTCTGCCGTACTTCAATGGGCAGTAAACAAGATGGAAGAACGATATGCTTTATTGGCCAGCATGGGAGTGAAAAATATCAGCAGTTATAACAGGTTAGGGATATCTGGCATCAGAAAACATGTGAATAGAGATGAAGACTTTGATCTTGATGATATACCACGTAGTTTACCTCATATAGTAATTGTTGTGGATGAATTAGCAGATTTGATGATGGTTGCATCAAAAGAAGTTGAAGCTTCCGTTATACGCCTTTCTCAAAAATCCCGTGCCGTTGGCATTCATCTCATTCTGGCGACACAGAGGCCATCGGTTGATGTGATTACGGGGTTAATTAAATCGAATTTGCCTTCAAGGATCTCTTTTTATGTTGCCTCAAAGGTTGATTCCAGGACAATACTGGATCAGAATGGGGCGGAAAAATTATTGGGAGGAGGAGACATGCTTTTCCAACCTCCGGGAACTTCAAAATTAGTACGAGTGCAGGGTGCTTTTGTAAGTGATGAAGAAGTGAAAAAAGTGGTGAAGTATCTTACAAGACATGCTAAACCAGAATATGATTCGGAACTGAAAAAATGGAAGGGCGCTTCGGATCAGGATGGCAGCCTGAAAGATGCTCTTTATCATGAGGCAGTAAGGATTATTTTGGAAACCCAAAGAGGGTCTGTGTCTCTCTTGCAGAGGAGATTGGAAATCGGATATTCCAGAGCCGCACGGTTGATTGACATGATGGCTGACGATGGAATTGTGGGAGAGTATAAAGGTAGTCAGGCCAGAGAAGTATTCCTTTCATTAGAAGATTGGGAAGCACAAATGTCTATGATGAATCAGGAAGAAGTGGATGAAGTCTGA
- the dut gene encoding dUTP diphosphatase, with protein sequence MKKPGCEDVPLPQYMSAAASGMDLYAAVEEPVVLECSEIKLIPTGIHIELPFGYEAQVRPRSGLALQHGLTLVNAPGTIDSDYRGEIGIILCNHGKVPFVVERGMRIAQLVIQPVLRVELIEVENLEKSQRGVGGFGHTGR encoded by the coding sequence ATGAAAAAACCTGGGTGTGAAGATGTGCCGTTGCCGCAATATATGAGTGCTGCTGCAAGTGGTATGGATTTGTACGCGGCTGTGGAGGAACCTGTTGTCTTAGAGTGTTCTGAAATCAAGCTTATTCCTACAGGGATTCATATCGAGTTACCTTTTGGTTATGAGGCTCAGGTGCGGCCAAGAAGCGGTTTGGCATTACAACATGGCTTGACGCTTGTAAATGCCCCCGGAACGATCGATAGCGATTATCGTGGCGAAATAGGGATTATTTTGTGCAACCACGGGAAGGTTCCGTTTGTTGTAGAACGTGGTATGCGGATTGCTCAATTAGTTATCCAGCCTGTATTAAGAGTAGAATTGATTGAGGTTGAAAACTTGGAAAAATCTCAACGTGGTGTAGGAGGATTTGGTCATACTGGACGATAA
- a CDS encoding phosphopantothenoylcysteine decarboxylase — translation MSYRIVLGVTGSIAVYKAVEVVSRLVKQGNSVTVVMTPNAQRFVSPVTFRTISQNRVITDIFIDDEVYSPNHISLAEQADLIVVAPATANIIGKIVSGIADDALTCAVMAAKSPVIIAPAMNDRMYMNPIVQDNIKKLINLGYTIVEPEEGRLCTGSIGIGRLASIEKIIRAIEVELDRKIT, via the coding sequence ATGTCTTACCGAATCGTTCTTGGTGTAACGGGAAGCATCGCTGTATATAAGGCTGTTGAAGTGGTATCACGCTTAGTTAAGCAGGGAAATTCCGTTACAGTGGTTATGACGCCGAATGCCCAGCGTTTTGTAAGCCCCGTAACTTTTCGTACGATTTCTCAAAATCGTGTTATAACAGACATCTTTATAGATGATGAGGTTTACAGCCCCAATCATATTTCTTTGGCGGAACAAGCCGATTTGATAGTAGTCGCGCCAGCTACCGCAAATATAATTGGCAAGATTGTTTCGGGTATTGCGGATGATGCGTTAACCTGTGCTGTCATGGCTGCGAAGTCGCCAGTGATTATTGCGCCGGCAATGAATGATCGGATGTATATGAATCCCATTGTGCAGGATAATATAAAAAAATTGATAAATCTCGGATACACCATAGTTGAACCGGAGGAAGGCCGGTTGTGTACAGGTAGCATTGGGATAGGGAGGTTAGCCTCTATTGAGAAGATTATTCGGGCCATTGAGGTTGAATTAGACAGAAAAATAACATAA